One window from the genome of Actinoplanes teichomyceticus ATCC 31121 encodes:
- a CDS encoding S8 family peptidase — protein sequence MGTTNATHRVNELIVALPHLGLILDRLGTLGLHPAGEPQRSPALGLALLHLTGPARDGGSAADGSGSPTDALLADLRAYFRREYDGWTPLLGKNREVETVGGAHVISGGGRRLPAPATEADVLAGGWEGRVFAPDAHVLPEVEGAPGSHRSVRNGLPRPAGERGTGATVAVCDTRLWDHGPLAGAYLAPPGALLPAPGPGGLPFTAGHATFVTGIVLRNAPGAAVTIHPTLDDAARSTSWRLANDLVALARRGADVVNVSAGFFTGDDQPALAMTAALRLIGPRTVVVAAAGNHGEPGPRCRRPLWPAAYDEVVAVGALTPQGTPASFSPDAPWVNVLAPGVNVVSNYFDGAVTVVDPATPGSTGRYDGAASWSGTSFAAAWVSGLLAARIRRGEVDPPAALRQLLQDARAGTTSALIPKWSA from the coding sequence ATGGGCACGACGAATGCGACGCACCGGGTCAACGAACTGATCGTGGCTCTGCCGCACCTGGGCCTGATCCTGGACCGTCTCGGCACGCTCGGCCTGCACCCGGCCGGCGAGCCGCAGCGCAGCCCGGCGCTGGGCCTCGCCCTGCTGCACCTGACCGGGCCGGCGCGCGACGGCGGCAGCGCGGCCGACGGCTCCGGCTCACCGACCGACGCGCTCCTCGCCGACCTGCGCGCCTACTTCCGCCGCGAATACGACGGCTGGACCCCCCTGCTGGGCAAGAACCGTGAGGTGGAGACCGTGGGCGGCGCTCACGTGATCAGCGGCGGGGGTCGCCGGCTGCCGGCTCCGGCGACCGAGGCGGACGTCCTGGCCGGCGGCTGGGAGGGCCGGGTCTTCGCTCCCGACGCACACGTGCTGCCGGAGGTCGAGGGCGCCCCGGGCAGCCACCGCAGCGTACGCAACGGTCTGCCGCGCCCCGCCGGGGAACGCGGAACCGGCGCGACCGTCGCGGTCTGCGACACCCGGCTCTGGGACCACGGCCCGCTCGCCGGGGCGTATCTCGCCCCGCCCGGTGCCCTGCTGCCCGCCCCCGGCCCGGGTGGGCTGCCGTTCACCGCCGGGCACGCCACCTTCGTCACCGGCATCGTGCTGCGCAACGCGCCGGGCGCCGCGGTGACCATCCATCCCACCCTGGACGACGCGGCCCGCAGCACCTCGTGGCGACTGGCCAACGACCTGGTCGCGCTCGCCCGGCGGGGGGCCGACGTGGTCAACGTCTCGGCCGGGTTCTTCACCGGTGACGACCAGCCGGCCCTGGCGATGACCGCCGCGCTGCGCCTGATCGGGCCACGCACGGTCGTGGTGGCCGCGGCCGGCAATCACGGCGAGCCGGGGCCGCGATGCCGCCGCCCGCTGTGGCCGGCGGCCTACGACGAGGTGGTGGCGGTCGGCGCGCTGACCCCGCAGGGCACGCCCGCGTCGTTCAGCCCGGACGCGCCCTGGGTGAACGTGCTGGCCCCCGGCGTCAACGTGGTGAGCAACTACTTCGACGGCGCGGTCACGGTCGTCGACCCGGCCACGCCCGGCAGCACCGGCCGGTACGACGGCGCGGCGTCCTGGAGCGGCACCTCGTTCGCCGCGGCGTGGGTCTCCGGCCTGCTCGCCGCACGGATCCGGCGCGGCGAGGTGGACCCGCCGGCCGCGCTGCGCCAGCTGCTGCAGGACGCCCGGGCCGGGACCACCTCCGCCCTGATCCCGAAGTGGTCCGCGTGA
- a CDS encoding CU044_2847 family protein, with protein sequence MVELARIPLAGGGAVLVECAGPEDDGPVKAGRLGDRVRDVSTTLQDLLQPVTDTAQILLDQLSRARPAELEVEFGVALSAQAGAIITQTALNSNIKVKMRWRRDGLDEQVREEQAEQDTPDCP encoded by the coding sequence ATGGTCGAATTGGCTCGGATACCGCTGGCCGGCGGCGGTGCGGTCCTGGTCGAATGCGCCGGCCCGGAAGACGACGGACCGGTCAAGGCCGGCCGCCTCGGCGACCGGGTCCGTGACGTGTCGACCACCCTGCAGGACCTGCTGCAGCCGGTCACCGACACCGCGCAGATCCTGCTCGACCAGCTCAGCCGCGCCAGACCCGCCGAACTGGAGGTGGAGTTCGGCGTCGCGCTCTCCGCCCAGGCCGGCGCGATAATCACGCAGACCGCGTTGAACAGCAACATCAAGGTCAAGATGAGGTGGCGCCGCGACGGGCTCGACGAGCAGGTGCGGGAGGAGCAGGCGGAGCAAGACACCCCCGATTGCCCATGA
- a CDS encoding SDR family NAD(P)-dependent oxidoreductase → MTTDLDGKVALVIGGSRGIGAGVAARLAEDGADVVLTYQHRDDQAAAVVKQIEGFGRRALAVRVDSADPEAVTTVVDRAAAEFGRLDILVNNAAVFFVGPVDELGREDFDRMIAVNVRAPFLASKAAARHLGDGGRIITIGSNMVERTVFPGFSLYSMSKTALVGLTKGLSRDLGPRGVTVNLVNPGPIDTDMNPADGPAAATIRDFTALGRYGSPAEIATAVAFLAGDGARYVTGAVINVDGGFSV, encoded by the coding sequence ATGACAACGGATCTTGACGGCAAGGTGGCATTGGTCATCGGCGGGAGCCGCGGCATCGGCGCCGGCGTGGCGGCGCGGCTGGCCGAGGACGGCGCTGACGTGGTACTGACCTACCAGCACCGCGACGACCAGGCCGCGGCCGTGGTGAAGCAGATCGAGGGTTTCGGCCGCCGGGCTCTGGCGGTGCGGGTGGACAGCGCCGACCCGGAGGCGGTGACCACCGTGGTGGACCGGGCGGCCGCCGAGTTCGGGCGGCTGGACATCCTGGTCAACAACGCGGCGGTGTTCTTCGTCGGGCCGGTCGACGAGCTCGGGCGGGAGGACTTCGACCGCATGATCGCGGTCAACGTGCGGGCGCCGTTCCTCGCCTCGAAGGCCGCGGCCCGGCACCTGGGCGACGGCGGACGGATCATCACCATCGGGAGCAACATGGTGGAACGCACCGTGTTCCCGGGGTTCTCGCTGTACTCGATGAGCAAGACCGCGCTGGTAGGGCTGACCAAGGGACTCAGCCGGGACCTCGGCCCGCGCGGGGTCACCGTCAACCTGGTCAACCCCGGCCCGATCGACACCGACATGAACCCGGCCGACGGCCCGGCCGCGGCCACGATCCGCGACTTCACCGCGCTGGGCCGGTACGGCAGTCCGGCCGAGATCGCGACGGCGGTGGCCTTCCTCGCCGGTGACGGCGCCCGGTACGTCACCGGAGCGGTGATCAACGTCGACGGCGGTTTCTCGGTCTGA
- a CDS encoding LysE family translocator, producing the protein MIAPGPDMLFVLGCGMRGGARAGLLATAGLATGEAVHVLLAAGGLTALFTAVPQAFVVLRIVGAGYLAYLGIRMIRQRGDLVSGTDTVEVSGRRVYLSGLLTNLSNPKMIAFSMAFLPQFVDPALGGVWVQFAVLGLIFIVLEFMVDGTVGVFAGRIGTWLRHRRALSRRIDTATGGILIILGLRLAAER; encoded by the coding sequence ATGATCGCGCCGGGCCCGGACATGCTGTTCGTGCTCGGTTGCGGGATGCGCGGTGGCGCGCGGGCCGGACTGCTGGCCACCGCGGGGCTGGCCACGGGTGAGGCGGTCCACGTCCTGCTGGCGGCGGGCGGTCTGACCGCCCTGTTCACCGCGGTGCCGCAGGCCTTCGTGGTGCTGCGTATCGTCGGTGCGGGGTATCTGGCATATCTCGGGATCCGGATGATCCGGCAGCGCGGTGATCTGGTTTCCGGTACGGATACCGTCGAGGTGTCGGGACGTCGCGTCTACCTCAGTGGTCTGCTGACCAACCTGTCCAATCCCAAGATGATCGCTTTCTCGATGGCTTTCCTGCCGCAGTTCGTCGATCCGGCGCTCGGCGGCGTCTGGGTACAGTTCGCGGTTCTGGGGCTGATCTTCATCGTGCTGGAGTTCATGGTGGACGGCACGGTCGGGGTGTTCGCCGGCCGGATCGGGACGTGGCTGCGGCATCGCCGCGCGCTGAGCCGCCGCATCGACACGGCCACCGGAGGCATTCTCATCATCCTCGGCCTCCGGTTGGCCGCCGAACGGTAG
- a CDS encoding AfsR/SARP family transcriptional regulator: MNIWMMGQMLIESGHRSTRFRGGMQGALLAVLISAQGQVMPFGTLSEELWGGRQPDGMENALQAHASRLRRKLRALEPERAEARLVARAGGYRLDLDGAATDAITFASEVAAVQADPGLPPAVVSQRLRAVLSLWRGQVFGGAPVGMIAQAWAARLSAVRIAALEMLFDNELKLGLHSAIVPELSALVRSEALNERWCEQLMVALYRSGRQAEALGVYQRMRQQMIEELGVDPSPMLRNHERAILAHDDGLLIHGDHRLLRAVAR; the protein is encoded by the coding sequence GTGAACATCTGGATGATGGGCCAGATGCTGATCGAGTCCGGACATCGCAGTACGCGATTCCGGGGTGGTATGCAGGGGGCCCTGCTGGCCGTGCTGATCAGCGCGCAGGGGCAGGTCATGCCGTTCGGCACGCTGTCGGAGGAGCTGTGGGGTGGTCGGCAGCCGGACGGTATGGAGAACGCGTTGCAGGCGCATGCCAGCCGGTTGCGGCGCAAGTTGCGGGCGCTGGAGCCGGAGCGGGCTGAGGCGCGGCTGGTGGCGCGGGCCGGTGGGTACCGTCTGGATCTGGACGGGGCGGCCACCGACGCGATCACGTTCGCCAGTGAGGTGGCCGCGGTGCAGGCGGATCCGGGTCTGCCGCCCGCGGTGGTCAGTCAGCGGTTGCGTGCGGTGCTGTCGCTGTGGCGTGGTCAGGTGTTCGGGGGTGCTCCGGTCGGCATGATCGCGCAGGCGTGGGCGGCCCGGTTGAGCGCGGTGCGGATCGCGGCGTTGGAGATGTTGTTCGACAACGAGTTGAAGCTGGGGTTGCACAGCGCGATCGTGCCGGAGTTGTCGGCGTTGGTGCGTTCCGAGGCGCTCAACGAGCGGTGGTGCGAGCAGTTGATGGTGGCGTTGTACCGGTCCGGGCGGCAGGCCGAGGCGCTCGGGGTGTATCAGCGGATGCGGCAGCAGATGATCGAGGAGCTCGGGGTGGACCCGTCGCCGATGCTGCGCAATCACGAGCGGGCGATCCTCGCGCACGACGATGGCCTGCTCATCCACGGTGACCACCGCCTGCTGCGCGCCGTGGCCCGCTGA
- a CDS encoding LysR family transcriptional regulator: MLDPRRLSLLRDVAATGTIAAAAERAGCTAAAASQQLAALERDLGAALLERSARSVRLTEAGRVLADHAGRLLTSLDEAERAVRDVAGLRGGTIRVAAFATAGTSFVVPALTAFRRRHPEIELRFTELESAEALPEVRAGTVDLAVTHEYIPLSRPDLRGLHQRPLYREPMMLAVPRNLSPADPGPADLADFATSPWIAALTSTGFQAATEMACRAAGFDPSVDIRVHSYPMVLSMVGAGFGVALVPRLAAVPQRGVTYLAIRRPTGLIRQIYATTRHTDRSPAVRALFRCINDALARTTSR, translated from the coding sequence ATGCTCGACCCTCGCCGACTCAGCCTGCTGCGTGACGTGGCGGCCACCGGCACGATCGCCGCCGCCGCCGAACGTGCCGGATGCACGGCTGCGGCCGCCTCCCAGCAACTCGCCGCCCTGGAACGCGACCTCGGCGCCGCACTGCTCGAACGGTCCGCGCGCAGCGTCCGGCTCACCGAGGCCGGCCGGGTCCTCGCCGACCACGCCGGGCGGCTGCTCACCTCGCTCGACGAGGCCGAACGCGCCGTCCGCGACGTGGCCGGCCTGCGCGGCGGGACGATCCGGGTGGCGGCGTTCGCCACCGCCGGGACCAGCTTCGTCGTTCCCGCGCTGACCGCCTTCCGGCGCCGGCACCCGGAGATCGAGCTGCGGTTCACCGAGCTGGAGTCGGCCGAGGCACTGCCCGAGGTACGGGCGGGGACCGTCGACCTGGCGGTCACCCACGAATACATTCCCCTGTCCCGTCCCGACCTGCGCGGACTCCACCAGCGGCCGCTCTACCGGGAACCGATGATGCTGGCCGTACCCCGGAATCTGTCGCCTGCCGACCCCGGCCCCGCAGACCTCGCCGACTTCGCCACCAGCCCGTGGATCGCCGCGCTCACCAGCACCGGCTTCCAGGCCGCCACCGAGATGGCCTGCCGGGCAGCCGGATTCGACCCGAGCGTCGACATCCGGGTGCACAGCTATCCGATGGTCCTGTCGATGGTCGGCGCCGGCTTCGGGGTGGCACTGGTGCCCCGGCTCGCTGCCGTCCCACAGCGCGGCGTGACCTACCTGGCGATCCGCAGACCCACCGGCCTGATCCGGCAGATCTACGCCACCACCAGGCACACCGACCGGTCCCCCGCGGTGCGGGCGCTCTTCCGTTGCATCAACGACGCCCTGGCCAGGACCACCTCGAGGTAG
- a CDS encoding RNA polymerase sigma factor, with amino-acid sequence MPEGDLATLVAAAAAGDTEAWNTLVSRYGPLVHATCRRWRLNDADAADVSQTVWLRLVENLDRLREPQALPGWLMTTATRECTRQYRAQQRERPDDPAVHLDRAPDDGAGGDAVDGDLLRHERDAALRAAFAELPEHCRQLLGLLMRPQPIPYADISARLGMPCGAIGPNRARCLERLRRSPALRALLTDAD; translated from the coding sequence ATGCCCGAAGGTGATCTCGCCACGCTCGTCGCCGCCGCGGCGGCCGGCGACACCGAAGCGTGGAACACCCTGGTGTCGCGGTACGGTCCGCTGGTCCACGCGACCTGCCGCCGTTGGCGCCTGAACGACGCGGACGCCGCCGACGTGAGCCAGACGGTGTGGCTGCGGCTGGTGGAGAACCTCGATCGGCTCCGCGAGCCGCAGGCCCTGCCCGGCTGGTTGATGACCACGGCGACCCGGGAGTGCACCCGGCAGTACCGCGCGCAGCAGCGCGAACGCCCGGACGATCCGGCCGTACATCTGGACCGGGCGCCGGACGACGGCGCCGGCGGCGACGCGGTCGACGGCGACCTGCTCCGGCACGAGCGCGATGCCGCCCTGCGGGCCGCGTTCGCCGAGCTCCCGGAGCACTGCAGGCAGCTGCTCGGCCTGCTGATGCGGCCGCAGCCCATCCCGTACGCCGACATCAGCGCACGGCTCGGCATGCCGTGCGGCGCGATCGGGCCGAACCGGGCCCGCTGCCTGGAACGGTTACGCCGCAGTCCGGCCCTGCGGGCGCTGCTCACCGACGCCGACTGA
- a CDS encoding CHAT domain-containing protein, protein MARDAAARVLCDEALRLVDAQPQRAWSLAAQARDLAGRAHDPESAAVAERARGLAALHLADLDTALRCERGAVRLARRAGNPTLAAEARMSLAYVLSCRGQPRRALGVIDRARADLNGVQRLRATAQRGAILQQLGCLGEALETYREVLPRLRACGDPVWTWRVLNNRGVLFVYRYRFAEALADLHEAERLSEAEDRRLLAAHVQENLGFAHSRQGEVPAALRYFEEAERRYRALGVSVSSLLLDRAELLLAVRLAREAREAAEQAVAELTRARSGFKLPEGVLMVAAAALLAGDCTAALPAARQAAAAFARQHRDDWSAVARLMALRCRLGLGQRVAVPELVRVADALQAAGWRMPALDARVTAARLTLERGRPAEAQALLAAAGAARRTDPAELRIRACQCAALRHLSAGRRRAAAATISAGLRIAEEYRATLGADDLLAYCSGHRTELVHMGLRMAIEARSARRVLRWAERGRASHLLLARARPPGDPVLAAALSEVRGVVAELAAARRAGESVAHLERRQAALENRIRDHLRRRDGDYAGTAAPASPEQLTAVLDGAAVLEYVESDGALFAVLLADGRTVLRPLGPAAEIAGSLEHLPFAMRRAAAGNDRSAEAADRLLASLGRRLDEFLVGPVRDALGDRPLVVVPTGALQSMPWGLLPSCAGRSVTVSPSATSWYQAARRPRRYGTTLAVAGPDLPGSAAEIAALHRLYPAAQTLTGASATAGAVLAALPYASIAHVAAHGNFRRDNPLFSSLRLADGPLTVHDLQTLPDVPELVILAACDSGLSLVCPGDELLGFSAALLTMGTRSLVAAMLPVPDEVATVLMTAMHHRLAAGAAPASALAEAGRDLARSGGPAERMTAAGFVCLGAGLGA, encoded by the coding sequence ATGGCGCGGGACGCCGCCGCTCGCGTGCTCTGCGACGAGGCACTGCGGCTCGTCGACGCGCAGCCGCAGCGCGCCTGGAGCCTCGCCGCCCAGGCCCGTGACCTCGCCGGGCGGGCCCACGATCCGGAGTCCGCCGCGGTCGCCGAGCGCGCCCGGGGACTGGCCGCCCTGCACCTGGCCGACCTGGACACCGCGCTGCGGTGCGAGCGCGGCGCCGTCCGGCTCGCCCGCCGCGCCGGCAATCCCACCCTCGCCGCCGAGGCCCGGATGAGCCTGGCGTACGTGCTCAGCTGCCGCGGCCAACCCCGCCGGGCGCTCGGCGTGATCGACCGCGCCCGTGCCGACCTGAACGGCGTCCAGCGCCTGCGGGCCACCGCCCAGCGCGGCGCCATCCTGCAGCAGCTCGGCTGCCTCGGCGAGGCGCTGGAGACGTACCGGGAAGTGCTGCCCCGGCTGCGCGCCTGCGGTGACCCGGTCTGGACCTGGCGGGTCCTCAACAACCGGGGTGTGCTGTTCGTCTACCGCTACCGGTTCGCCGAGGCGCTCGCCGACCTGCACGAGGCCGAACGGCTCAGCGAGGCCGAGGACCGGCGCCTGCTCGCCGCGCACGTGCAGGAGAACCTGGGCTTCGCGCACAGCCGGCAGGGTGAGGTCCCGGCCGCCCTGCGGTACTTCGAGGAGGCCGAACGGCGGTACCGGGCGCTCGGCGTGAGCGTCAGCTCGCTGCTGCTGGACCGTGCCGAGCTGCTGCTCGCCGTGCGGCTGGCCCGGGAGGCCCGGGAGGCGGCCGAGCAGGCGGTCGCCGAGCTGACCCGGGCCCGCAGCGGGTTCAAGCTGCCCGAGGGCGTGCTGATGGTGGCCGCCGCCGCGCTGCTCGCCGGGGACTGCACGGCGGCGCTGCCCGCGGCGCGCCAGGCGGCCGCCGCCTTCGCCCGTCAGCACCGCGACGACTGGAGCGCCGTGGCCCGGCTGATGGCGCTGCGCTGTCGCCTGGGACTCGGGCAGCGCGTCGCCGTACCGGAGCTGGTTCGCGTCGCCGACGCGCTGCAGGCGGCCGGCTGGCGGATGCCCGCGCTGGACGCCCGGGTCACCGCGGCCCGGCTCACGCTGGAACGCGGCCGCCCCGCCGAGGCCCAGGCGCTGCTGGCCGCGGCCGGTGCGGCCCGCCGCACGGACCCGGCCGAGCTGCGCATCCGCGCCTGCCAGTGTGCCGCCCTGCGCCACCTGAGCGCGGGCCGCCGCCGGGCGGCGGCCGCCACCATCTCCGCGGGTCTGCGCATCGCCGAGGAGTACCGGGCCACCCTGGGCGCGGACGACCTGCTCGCGTACTGCTCCGGACATCGCACCGAACTCGTCCACATGGGTCTGCGGATGGCGATCGAGGCGCGGTCGGCACGTCGCGTCCTGCGCTGGGCCGAGCGTGGCCGGGCCAGCCACCTGCTCCTCGCCCGGGCCCGCCCACCCGGCGACCCGGTGCTGGCCGCGGCGCTCAGCGAGGTCCGCGGTGTCGTCGCCGAGCTGGCGGCGGCGCGGCGGGCCGGGGAGTCGGTCGCCCACCTGGAACGGCGACAGGCGGCGCTGGAGAACCGGATCCGCGACCACCTGCGGCGGCGCGACGGCGACTACGCCGGCACCGCCGCGCCCGCCTCGCCCGAACAGCTCACGGCGGTGCTCGACGGTGCGGCGGTGCTCGAGTACGTGGAGAGCGACGGCGCACTGTTCGCCGTGCTCCTCGCGGACGGCCGGACCGTGCTGCGCCCGCTCGGACCGGCCGCCGAGATCGCCGGATCGCTGGAGCACCTGCCGTTCGCGATGCGCCGCGCGGCCGCCGGCAACGACCGCAGCGCCGAGGCGGCCGACCGGCTGCTGGCCAGCCTGGGACGCCGGCTCGACGAATTCCTCGTCGGGCCGGTGCGCGACGCCCTCGGCGACCGGCCGCTGGTGGTGGTCCCGACCGGGGCGCTCCAGTCGATGCCGTGGGGGCTGCTGCCCTCGTGCGCCGGGCGTTCGGTCACGGTCTCGCCCTCGGCCACCTCCTGGTATCAGGCCGCCCGCCGGCCACGCCGGTACGGCACGACGCTCGCGGTGGCCGGGCCCGACCTGCCGGGCTCGGCGGCCGAGATCGCGGCGCTGCACCGGCTGTATCCCGCGGCACAGACGCTGACCGGCGCCTCGGCCACGGCCGGCGCGGTGCTCGCCGCCCTGCCGTACGCGAGCATCGCCCACGTCGCCGCGCACGGCAATTTCCGGCGGGACAACCCGCTGTTCTCCTCGCTGCGGCTCGCCGACGGACCGCTCACCGTCCACGACCTGCAAACCCTGCCCGACGTGCCGGAACTGGTGATCCTCGCCGCCTGCGACAGCGGCCTGTCGCTGGTCTGTCCGGGCGACGAGTTGCTCGGCTTCTCCGCCGCCCTGCTGACCATGGGCACCCGGTCGCTGGTCGCGGCCATGCTGCCGGTGCCGGACGAGGTGGCCACGGTGCTGATGACCGCGATGCACCACCGGCTCGCGGCCGGGGCCGCACCGGCGTCGGCGCTGGCCGAGGCGGGCCGCGATCTGGCCCGCAGCGGCGGCCCCGCCGAGCGGATGACCGCCGCCGGGTTCGTCTGTCTCGGCGCCGGACTCGGCGCCTGA
- a CDS encoding LysR family transcriptional regulator: MEQRQLQYFVAVAEELNFTRAARRTHAVQSTVSASIRALERHLGAPLFERSTSRVALTEAGKALLPEARRALDALDQARAAVAGLRGGLTGSLRVGTLSGLTAVDLPGLVNDFRDRHPGVRLSLSMAAGGTDGLLAALRARELDVAFVAVQTASVPDLLLNPIADFQPRLLVPAGHPLAERATVSPAALADEPFIDLPPGFCNRVRTDNDFRRAGITRTIAVEVSDITTIPGYVESGIGVALVPPLAAEDGHRVVPVELDPPAASWTLAAASLDGCAPSPAVRAFLDLVDAHVVRRDRY, encoded by the coding sequence GTGGAGCAGCGTCAACTGCAGTACTTCGTGGCCGTCGCCGAGGAACTCAACTTCACTCGCGCCGCCCGGCGCACCCATGCCGTGCAGTCGACGGTCTCGGCGAGCATCCGGGCGCTGGAACGGCACCTCGGCGCACCCCTGTTCGAGCGCAGCACCAGCAGGGTCGCGCTCACCGAGGCCGGCAAGGCGCTGCTACCCGAGGCGCGCCGGGCGCTCGACGCCCTCGACCAGGCCCGTGCCGCGGTCGCCGGTCTGCGCGGGGGACTGACCGGCAGCCTGCGCGTCGGCACGCTCTCCGGCCTCACCGCCGTCGACCTGCCGGGGCTGGTGAACGACTTCCGTGACCGCCACCCCGGCGTACGGCTGAGCCTCAGCATGGCCGCCGGGGGCACCGACGGGCTCCTGGCCGCCCTGCGCGCCCGCGAGCTCGACGTCGCGTTCGTCGCCGTGCAGACCGCGAGCGTGCCCGACCTGCTCCTGAACCCGATCGCTGACTTCCAGCCGCGCCTGCTCGTCCCGGCCGGCCATCCGCTGGCCGAGCGCGCCACGGTGAGCCCGGCCGCGTTGGCCGACGAGCCGTTCATCGACCTTCCGCCCGGCTTCTGCAACCGCGTCCGCACCGACAACGACTTCCGCCGGGCCGGCATCACCCGCACCATCGCCGTCGAGGTCAGCGACATCACGACCATCCCCGGCTACGTCGAGTCCGGCATCGGCGTGGCCCTCGTGCCGCCGTTGGCCGCCGAGGACGGCCACCGGGTCGTACCCGTCGAGCTCGACCCGCCGGCCGCGTCATGGACCCTGGCCGCGGCCAGCCTCGACGGCTGCGCGCCGAGCCCGGCCGTACGGGCGTTCCTCGACCTGGTCGACGCGCACGTCGTGCGCCGGGACCGCTACTGA
- a CDS encoding VOC family protein, producing MTIPVLGVAHVRLTVTDIARSRAFYEQVLGFTPVLQLPPDADAATRQALGFLFGGVIYRVGNALLGLRPVAPHDDRFDEDRVGLDHLSFAVATRAELDAACRTLQAHGVAHGDVKDIGHGFILEFRDPDGIALELSAPAG from the coding sequence ATGACGATCCCGGTACTCGGCGTGGCGCATGTCCGGCTCACCGTCACCGACATCGCCCGGTCACGGGCCTTCTACGAGCAGGTGCTGGGGTTCACGCCCGTGCTGCAGCTACCGCCTGACGCCGACGCGGCGACCCGTCAGGCCCTGGGATTCCTCTTCGGCGGTGTGATCTACCGGGTCGGGAACGCCCTGCTGGGTCTGCGGCCGGTGGCACCGCACGACGATCGCTTCGACGAGGACCGGGTTGGTCTCGATCATCTGAGTTTCGCGGTGGCGACCCGGGCCGAGCTCGACGCGGCCTGCCGGACACTGCAGGCCCACGGCGTCGCCCACGGCGACGTGAAGGACATCGGCCACGGGTTCATCCTGGAATTCCGCGACCCCGACGGCATCGCGCTGGAGCTGTCGGCTCCCGCGGGCTGA
- a CDS encoding GNAT family N-acetyltransferase, with product MIRLVPRFPVDDLQLSALHARAFGGDPAEVRSWAQRLERHALTWIGAFDARELIGFVQVCWDGGSHAFLLDTVVDPDHQHHGVGTRLVHAAADEVRAAGCEWLHVDFEAHLQHFYLDKCGFRTTHAGLIHLA from the coding sequence ATGATCCGGCTTGTGCCCCGCTTTCCAGTCGATGACCTGCAACTCAGCGCGCTGCATGCCCGAGCGTTCGGCGGCGACCCCGCCGAGGTCCGGTCGTGGGCTCAGCGGCTGGAGAGACACGCGCTCACCTGGATCGGCGCCTTCGACGCTCGTGAACTCATAGGGTTCGTTCAGGTCTGCTGGGACGGCGGCAGCCACGCATTCCTCCTCGACACCGTGGTGGACCCCGACCACCAGCACCACGGCGTCGGCACCCGTCTCGTCCACGCCGCAGCCGACGAGGTCCGCGCCGCTGGATGCGAATGGCTGCACGTCGACTTCGAAGCCCACCTGCAGCACTTCTACCTCGACAAATGCGGCTTCCGGACGACGCATGCCGGGCTCATCCACCTGGCATAG
- a CDS encoding NAD-dependent epimerase/dehydratase family protein, giving the protein MNVFLTGATGHIGSAVLSALIGAGHSVTALVRSEPKAAAARAAGAAAVVGDMRDLDLVRSLATGADAVIATASPGDATSSSVETAFTEAALDGLRPGATFLRTGGVWVHGSAPDITEDTPRNAPALVAWREELDSRVLTAAGIRSIIIEPGTVYGNGIGIPALVFAGERVGDPAALRLVGPGTQHWTTVHVDDLAQLYVAALEQARSGSVYLGVSGDNPTVRELGEAASRRLGLDGRVVAEDAAATVERLGGFGEALLLDQQATGEKARRELGWKPSRRSLVEEFAAGAYDPA; this is encoded by the coding sequence ATGAACGTCTTCCTGACCGGCGCCACCGGCCACATCGGCTCGGCGGTCCTGTCCGCCCTGATCGGCGCGGGGCACTCCGTCACGGCGCTGGTGCGCTCGGAGCCGAAGGCGGCCGCCGCACGCGCGGCCGGCGCCGCGGCCGTCGTCGGCGACATGCGGGACCTCGACCTCGTACGGAGCCTGGCCACCGGCGCCGACGCCGTGATCGCCACAGCGTCGCCGGGCGACGCGACCAGCAGCTCGGTCGAGACCGCGTTCACCGAGGCCGCCCTCGACGGCTTGCGGCCCGGCGCCACGTTCCTGCGCACCGGCGGTGTCTGGGTGCACGGCTCGGCCCCGGACATCACCGAGGACACCCCGCGCAACGCGCCGGCGCTGGTCGCGTGGCGCGAGGAGCTGGACTCGCGCGTCCTGACCGCGGCCGGGATCCGGTCGATCATCATCGAGCCGGGCACCGTCTACGGCAACGGCATCGGCATCCCCGCCCTGGTGTTCGCGGGGGAGCGGGTCGGCGATCCGGCCGCGCTGCGCCTGGTCGGCCCCGGCACCCAGCACTGGACCACCGTGCACGTCGACGACCTGGCGCAGCTGTACGTGGCGGCGCTCGAGCAGGCGCGGAGCGGCTCGGTGTATCTCGGGGTCAGCGGCGACAACCCCACGGTCCGCGAGCTGGGTGAGGCCGCGTCCCGCCGGCTGGGCCTCGACGGCCGCGTGGTGGCCGAGGACGCCGCCGCGACGGTCGAGCGGCTCGGCGGGTTCGGCGAGGCCCTGCTGCTCGATCAGCAGGCCACCGGCGAGAAGGCGCGCCGCGAGCTGGGCTGGAAGCCGTCGCGCCGGTCACTGGTCGAGGAGTTCGCGGCCGGCGCCTACGACCCGGCCTGA